The Rhodohalobacter barkolensis genome includes the window TTGATTGATGATATGTTTGATACCATGTACAATTCCAGCGGAGTGGGACTTGCAGCTCCGCAAATTGGTAAAGAGATTCAACTCTTTGTGATGGATGCAGACGGAATCACCGAAGAGGTGGATGAGTTGAATATGGGGCCGATGGTCTTTATAAATCCCAAGATCATTGAGAAGAGTGGAGAAAAAGTGAAGCTTGAGGAGGGCTGTTTAAGTATTCCAGATGTACGGGACGATGTTGTTCGCCCGGACAAAGTGGTTGTGGAGTATCTGGATCGGGATTTTAAAAAACAGACGGTTACCGCTACCGGGTGGGTTTCGCGTGTAATTCAACACGAATACGACCACCTTCAGGGCGTCTTGTTTCTGGACTATTTGAGTGCGTTTCGGAAACGGTTGCACAAATCTCTTCTAAAGAAAATTGATAAAGGCACACTGGAAATTGAATATCCGGTTGTTTCTAAAAGCTGATCTATACGAAAG containing:
- the def gene encoding peptide deformylase; the protein is MSVLPIITYNDPVLREKTQPVKENTEELQTLIDDMFDTMYNSSGVGLAAPQIGKEIQLFVMDADGITEEVDELNMGPMVFINPKIIEKSGEKVKLEEGCLSIPDVRDDVVRPDKVVVEYLDRDFKKQTVTATGWVSRVIQHEYDHLQGVLFLDYLSAFRKRLHKSLLKKIDKGTLEIEYPVVSKS